In Triticum urartu cultivar G1812 chromosome 6, Tu2.1, whole genome shotgun sequence, the following proteins share a genomic window:
- the LOC125512115 gene encoding lycopene beta cyclase, chloroplastic, whose product MATTALLLRAHHACRPPQAPRPAPPGRAAIVCRATASVSAGQALRSLAPPPRPELLSLDLPRYDPARSRPVDLAVVGGGPAGLAVAQRVAEAGLSVVSIDPSPGLVWPNNYGVWVDEFEAMGLSDCLDTVWPSASVFIDDRTSKSLHRPYARVARRKLKSTMMDRCIAHGVRFHQAKVAKVVHNEASSLLICDDGVAVPATVVLDATGFSRCLVQYDKPYNPGYQVAYGILAEVDEHPFDIDKMLFMDWRDSHLPEGSAIKERNSRVPTFLYAMPFSPTRIFLEETSLVARPGLSMDDIQERMAARLRHLGIRIRSVEEDERCVIPMGGPLPVLPQRVVGIGGTAGMVHPSTGYMVARTLATAPIVADSIVRFLDTGNGGIAGDALAAEVWKELWPTDRRRQREFFCFGMDVLLKLDLQGTRRFFNAFFDLEPHYWHGFLSSRLFLPELLMFGLSLFAHASNTSKLEIMAKGTVPLAKMVGNLIQDKDR is encoded by the coding sequence ATGGCCACCACCGCCCTCCTCCTCCGCGCCCACCACGCCTGCCGGCCGCCGCAGGCCCCGCGGCCCGCGCCGCCGGGGCGGGCGGCGATCGTCTGCAGGGCCACGGCGTCCGTGTCGGCGGGGCAGGCGCTGCGCTCGCTggccccgccgccgcggcccgagCTGCTGTCCCTCGACCTGCCCCGCTACGACCCGGCGCGCTCCCGGCCCGTCGACCTCGCCGTCGTGGGCGGCGGGCCCGCGGGGCTCGCCGTGGCGCAGCGCGTCGCCGAGGCGGGCCTCTCCGTCGTCTCCATCGACCCCTCCCCGGGCCTCGTCTGGCCCAACAACTACGGCGTCTGGGTGGACGAGTTCGAGGCCATGGGCCTCTCCGACTGCCTCGACACCGTCTGGCCCTCCGCCTCCGTCTTCATCGACGACCGCACCTCCAAGTCGCTCCACCGCCCCTACGCCCGCGTCGCCCGCCGCAAGCTCAAGTCCACCATGATGGACCGCTGCATCGCCCACGGCGTCCGCTTCCACCAGGCCAAGGTCGCCAAGGTGGTCCACAACGAGGCCTCCTCCCTCCTCATCTGCGACGACGGCGTCGCCGTCCCGGCCACCGTCGTCCTCGACGCCACCGGCTTCTCCCGCTGCCTCGTGCAGTACGACAAGCCCTACAACCCGGGATACCAGGTCGCCTACGGCATCCTCGCCGAGGTCGACGAGCACCCCTTCGACATCGACAAGATGCTCTTCATGGACTGGCGCGACTCCCACCTCCCCGAGGGGTCCGCGATCAAGGAACGCAACAGCCGCGTGCCCACCTTCCTCTACGCCATGCCCTTCTCGCCCACCAGGATCTTCCTCGAGGAGACGTCGCTGGTCGCGCGCCCGGGGCTCTCCATGGACGACATCCAGGAGCGCATGGCCGCGCGGCTGAGGCACCTGGGAATTCGCATCAGGAGCGTCGAGGAGGACGAGCGCTGCGTGATCCCCATGGGCGGGCCGCTGCCCGTGCTGCCGCAGAGGGTGGTAGGCATCGGCGGCACGGCCGGGATGGTGCATCCCTCCACAGGGTACATGGTGGCGCGCACATTGGCGACCGCGCCCATCGTGGCAGACTCCATCGTGCGGTTTCTAGACACCGGCAACGGCGGCATCGCCGGGGACGCGCTCGCCGCCGAGGTGTGGAAGGAGCTGTGGCCGACGGACAGGCGGCGGCAGAGGGAATTCTTCTGCTTCGGCATGGACGTCCTGCTCAAGCTGGACCTCCAAGGTACACGACGCTTCTTCAACGCGTTCTTCGACCTCGAGCCGCACTACTGGCACGGCTTCCTCTCGTCGAGGCTGTTCCTGCCCGAGCTCTTGATGTTCGGGCTCTCGCTGTTCGCGCACGCTTCCAACACGTCGAAGCTGGAGATCATGGCCAAGGGCACCGTGCCTCTTGCCAAGATGGTCGGCAACTTGATACAGGACAAGGATAGGTGA
- the LOC125512114 gene encoding protein STRUBBELIG-RECEPTOR FAMILY 8-like: protein MAAAALAGLLVALAAATAGATTESSDAAALGNLYTSWNSPLQLAGWSAGGGGDPCGAGWQGVSCTGSGVTEIKLPGTGLNGSLGYELSNLFSLKTLDLSNNQIQGSIPYQLPPNLTYLNLATNNFSGNLPYSISNMAAIEYLNLSHNSLAQQIGDLFGNLSSLSELDVSFNKLTGDLPTSIGSLSNISSLYMQNNQLTGSVNVLSGLGLTTLNIANNNFSGWIPKEFSSIPDVILNGNSFLNGPAPPPPPFMPPPPRKPRSRPNRSGGSGNAPKGSESSTGQGGKNGLQTASLVGIIVGSVLAALCVLLLLVLCIRKSRKRKDDSSTESKDFVGPLSVNIEEVSNREIPEQGLENTAMKVLPAEKMTPERVYGKTGSMRKTKVPITATPYTVASLQVATNSFCQDSLLGEGSLGRVYKADFPNGKVMAVKKVDSAAISLQEEDDFLEVVSSMSRLRHPNIVPLTGYCVEHAQRLLVYEYIGNATLHDMLHFSDEMSRRLTWNIRVRIALGTARALEYLHEVCLPSVVHRNFKSANILLDEEHNAHLSDCGLAALTPNTERQVSTEVVGSFGYSAPEFSMSGIYTVKSDVYSFGVVMLELLTGRKPLDSSRERSEQSLVRWATPQLHDIDALSKMVDPALNGMYPAKSLSRFADIIALCVQPEPEFRPPMSEVVQQLVRLMQRASIVRRQSGEELGFSYRAPEREGDARDISF, encoded by the exons ATGGCGGCGGCCGCATTGGCCGGGCTCCTCGTCGCCCTCGCGGCGGCGACCGCGGGGGCCACCACCGAGTCCTCCGACG CCGCCGCTCTGGGGAATCTCTACACCTCCTGGAACAGCCCGCTGCAGCTGGCCGGCTGgtcggccggcggcggcggcgaccccTGCGGCGCGGGGTGGCAGGGCGTCTCCTGCACCGGCTCGGGCGTCACCGAAAT CAAGCTTCCCGGGACAGGGCTGAACGGCTCTCTGGGCTACGAGCTCTCCAATCTGTTCTCACTCAAAACATT GGATTTGAGCAACAACCAGATTCAAGGTTCAATTCCTTACCAGCTGCCACCGAATCTCACATATCT GAATCTGGCGACCAATAATTTCTCTGGCAATCTCCCATACTCCATATCCAACATGGCTGCAATTGAGTACCT CAATCTCAGCCACAACTCACTGGCTCAACAAATAGGCGATTTGTTTGGAAACCTCAGCTCACTTTCAGAGTT GGACGTGTCTTTCAACAAACTGACAGGGGATCTTCCAACTTCTATTGGCTCTCTATCAAATATTTCTAGTCT CTATATGCAAAACAATCAGTTAACAGGTTCTGTCAATGTTCTAAGTGGTTTAGGCCTTACTACCCT AAACATTGCAAACAACAATTTCAGTGGCTGGATACCAAAAGAATTCAGCTCAATCCCAGACGTGAT ACTTAACGGAAACTCATTCCTGAATGGAcctgctcctccaccaccacctttCATGCCACCACCCCCTAGAAAGCCGCGCAGTCGTCCTAACCGTTCTGGGGGAAGTGGAAATGCCCCAAAAGGCTCTGAGAGCTCCACTGGTCAAGGTGGCAAGAATGGTCTGCAGACAGCTTCGCTTGTGGGGATAATTGTTGGCTCAGTACTTGCTGCTTTGTGTGTGCTTCTTCTTTTGGTATTATGCATTCGCAAATCTCGGAAAAGGAAGGATGATAGCAGCACGGAATCCAAAGATTTTGTAGGTCCACTATCAGTGAACATAGAGGAAG TATCTAACAGGGAAATCCCAGAGCAAGGTCTTGAAAATACGGCTATGAAAGTCCTGCCTGCTGAGAAAATGACTCCCGAGAGGGTTTATGGTAAAACTGGTTCTATGAGAAAGACAAAGGTTCCCATAACTGCAACACCTTACACCGTGGCTTCCCTCCAAGTTGCGACGAATAGCTTCTGTCAAGATTCCCTTCTGGGAGAGGGTTCACTTGGTCGTGTTTACAAGGCTGATTTCCCCAATGGAAAG GTTATGGCTGTTAAGAAGGTAGACAGTGCCGCTATTTCCTTGCAGGAAGAAGATGATTTCCTTGAGGTTGTATCAAGTATGTCACGACTTAGGCATCCAAACATCGTGCCACTTACAGGGTACTGTGTGGAGCATGCGCAAAGGCTTCTTGTTTATGAGTACATTGGAAATGCAACGCTGCATGATATGCTGCACTTCTCTGATGAGATGAGCAGAAGACTTACATGGAACATCCGTGTAAGAATAGCACTAGGCACTGCTCGGGCATTAGA ATACCTGCATGAGGTGTGCTTGCCATCTGTTGTTCATAGAAATTTTAAGTCCGCAAACATCCTACTTGATGAAGAGCATAATGCACATTTATCTGACTGTGGGCTCGCTGCCTTGACACCCAATACCGAGAGACAG GTTTCTACTGAAGTGGTTGGCTCATTTGGATACAGTGCCCCAGAGTTTTCCATGTCAGGAATTTATACTGTAAAGAGTGACGTGTACAGTTTTGGAGTAGTGATGCTAGAGCTATTGACCGGAAGGAAGCCACTAGACAG TTCTAGAGAGAGGTCAGAACAGTCTCTTGTTAGATGGGCTACGCCTCAGCTTCATGACATCGATGCACTTTCTAAGATGGTTGATCCAGCATTGAACGGAATGTACCCTGCGAAATCACTCTCCCGCTTTGCAGACATAATTGCACTCTGTGTTCAG CCGGAGCCAGAGTTCCGTCCTCCTATGTCTGAGGTTGTCCAGCAACTTGTGCGCCTGATGCAGAGAGCTAGCATAGTAAGGCGGCAATCAGGCGAGGAACTTGGGTTTTCTTACAGAGCTCCAGAACGCGAAGGAGATGCGAGAGACATTTCCTTCTGA